CGACGCTGGCGAGAAGGTCTTCTTCATCCTCATCGACAACTTCCGTTTCGACCAGTGGCGCGTCGTGCGGTCGTTGCTTTCGGACCGCTTCACGGTGGACGAAGAGATGTACTACAGCATCCTCCCCACCGCCACCCAGTATGCCCGCAACGCCATCTTCTCCGGACTCATGCCGGCACAGATCGCCCAGATGTTTCCCGATCTCTGGGTCGACGAGGAGAGCGAGGAGGGCAAGAACACGAACGAGGAGCCGCTGATCCAAACCCAGATCGACCGCTTCCGCAAACGCTACGACTTCTCTTACCACAAGGTCTACGAATCGCAGTACGGCGAGCGTATCCTGAACGGCCTCAACGACCTGCTGCGCAACCAGCTCAACGTTGTTGTCATCAACTTTATCGACATGCTCTCGCATGCCCGTACCGAGAGTAAGATGATCCGTGAGCTGGCCCAGAGTGCGGCCGCTTACCGCAGCTTGACGCGCTCTTGGTTTCAACATTCCGTCATGCTCGAGCTGCTCAACCGACTGGCCGATGAGGGCTGCCGTGTGATCCTCACCACCGATCATGGCACCATCCAGGTCGACGACCCGATCAAGATCACCGGCGATCGCAACACCAACACCAACCTCCGCTACAAGACCGGCCGACACATGACCTGCGACTCCAAGTACATCTTCGAGATCAACGACCCCGCCCGGGCTGGACTGCCCTCGCCGCACCTGAGCACGCGCTACGTCTTCGCCACCAACGCCTACTTCTTCGCTTACCCCAACAATTACAACTACTACGTCCCCTACTATCGAGGCACCTTCCAGCATGGCGGTATCTCGATGGAGGAGATGATGGTGCCCTTCATCACCCTGCAACCCAAATGAGCACGATCCACATCCCCTCGCTGGCCTACCTCCACGACGCGGCCCAGGAGTTCCTCCGCACCGTCGGCCCCGCGCCCCGTGTCGTAGCCTTCTACGGCGAGATGGGCGCCGGCAAGACCACCTTCATCAAGGCCCTCTGCGAAGCCCTCGGTGTCCGCGACGCCATCAACAGCCCCACTTTCGCCATCGTCAACGAGTATGTCGGCCGCGACGCCGATCACCTCATCTACCACTTCGACTTCTACCGCATCCGCACCCTCGCTGAAGCCCTCGACATTGGCACCGAAGACTATTTCGAGCGCCCCTCGTGGAGCTTTATCGAGTGGCCCGAGCGCATCGAGTCGCTCCTCCCGCCCCAAGCCGTCCGCGTCCACATCACCGAGCAAGCCGACGGCGCCCGCGAGCTAACGATCAGTGATTAAAAGCCCTCTGCCGAGGGCAGGGAAGTTTGGCTGGGTACATCGAGAATCGCCGAAAGTCCCCAAAATGGCCGGCCCCCATCGGGTACCCCGCCAAATTTGGCAGGCGTCCCTGACGCCTTGATCTTCTTTTGCTTCTTTTCTTGCATCAAGGCAAGAAAAAGCCCTCTGCCGAGGGCAGGGAAGTTTGGCCGGGTACATCGAGAATAGCTGAAGGGCTCCAATTGGGCCGACGCCTCTCTCCGTCATGATGCGCGGACGAGGCGTCGGCCTTTCTTGGACAGAAAAACCTTCGGGCACGTTGGATATTCTTGTCTGACAACGGCGCCCATTCTATACGCAACGCGAGTTCGACGAAAGAATGAGGTTTGTTGCCCCTGGAGCATGTCTTTGATAGAGCGCTCTAACGGCCAAAGTGTTTTTGGAAACGTTTGCAGCAACGCTGCAAGAGCCCCGAAAAACTTTTTGGCGTTTGCAGGAATGCTGCAAATGCCCCGAAAAACTTTTTGGCGTTTGCAGGAATGCTGCAAATGCCCCGAAAAACTTTTTGGTGTTTGCAGGAATGCTGCAAGTGCCTCGAAGAATTTTTTGGTGTTTGCAGGAATGCTGCAAATGCCTCGAAGAATTTTTTGGTGTTTGCAGGAACGCTGCAAATGCCAAAATGGAGGAAACGGCCCTTGCAGAACTTCTGCAAGCATTTCCAGAAACGTTTTGGCCCTCGCGTGGCTTCCGTAGAGACTCTCTGCTGGCTGTATGCTTAGAAAAGGAGAGCCAGAGTGCACCTATTCGAGGCATGCGAATGGGGGAGCGTTGGCGGAGATGCGTTTTACTGCTAAACCATACTTTTGTCCGACTGTTATAGCAATTGGTTATTTGAGCATTACGTATGAATTTCCCCTTATTGAAATGGATCGAGCCGAGGAAGCCCTACCGACTCGGACTGGCCCTGAGCGGCGGTGGAGCCAAAGGATTGGCCTATGTGGGCGTCTTTAAGTTTTTGGAGGAGCGCGGTATTCGTCCCGACGTCATTGTGGGCACCAGCGCCGGCGCCATAGCGGCTGTGCTGTGGGCCGACGGACACACCTCGGACGAGATCCGCGAAATGTTCGCCGGGCGTGAGTTCTCCGAGTTTGCTCGGGTGCAAGTGCCCACCACGGGCCTGTTCGACAGCCGTGGCGTGAGTGAGTTTCTGAAGCGTAACCTCCGCGCCAAGACCTTCGAGGAGCTTCGTATCCCCACCATCGTCATGGCCACCGATCTCGACAACGGCTGCGGCCATCGGTTCAGCTCTGGCCCCATCGTGGAGGCCGTGCGCGCCTCGTGCAGCATACCGATCATCTTCAGCCCCGTCGTTATCGACGGCGTGCACTATGTCGACGGCGGACTCTTCCACAACTTCCCCGTCTCCATCATCCGTGACAGTTGCGAGATGGTCATCGGCGTCAACGTCAACCCCTACACCGCCCGCAAGTACAGCAAGAACATCTACAGCATCGGCGAGCGCTCGTTCCACTATATGTTCCGCGCCAACACCGTCGAGGATCGGCGCCTCTGCGACCTGTTGATCGAGACCGAGGAGTTCGGCCATTACAAGCTCTTCGACCTGAAGAATATCGACCACATCGCCCGCGTGGGCTATGTCACCGCTGTCCGCGCCTACAACCGCCTGGCCCGGACGGCCGATAAGAACAATAAGCTCCTGCGCGCCTATCCGCCGCCCAAACGTACCGCGCCCAAGTCGGCTGCCCCCACCAAGCAGGTAGCTAGCGAAGTCGGCCGCCCTCGGTAGAGGCCTTGATCTCCTTTTGCTTCTTGCATAAAAGAAGCACTCCGTCTCCCCCCCTACATCCGTCACTCACTATGAATAAGAACAGCAAGAAACCCATCATCTATCAAGTCCTCCCGCGGATCTTTGGCAACATGCAGTGCCCCGCGAAGGAGTATGGCAACATTGAAGAGAACGGCTGCGGCAAGATGGCCGACTTCACCCCCGAGGCGCTCGATGCCATTCGCCAATTGGGCGCGACGCACGTCTGGTACACCGGCATCTTAGAGCACGCCACCCGCACGGACTACTCCGCCTATGGCATCCCCAAGGATCACAACGCCGTGGTTAAGGGCAAGGCCGGATCGCCCTACGCGGTGAAGGATTACTACGACGTGGCGCCCGATCTGGCCGTGAGCGTGCCCGACCGCATGGCCGAGTTTGAGGCCCTCGTGGAGCGGACGCATGAGGCTGGGCTGAAGGTCCTCATCGATTTCGTGCCCAACCACGTGGCCCGTCAATACCACTCCGACGCCAAGGATCCCCTCGAGCCCGACCTTGGTCAGAACGACGACACCAGCCGCGCCTTCGCCCGCGACAACAACTTCTACTACCTGCCCGGACAGGCCCTCGCGTTCCACTTCGGCGCCAAACAGGAGGACTTTGAGTACAGCGAATTTCCCGCCAAGGTCACCGGCAACGACTGCTTCAGCGCCACGCCCGGCCGCAACGACTGGTATGAGACGGTGAAGCTCAACTATGGCGTCGACCTGCAAGGCGGTGGCACGAAGTATTTCTATCCCGTGCCCGACACGTGGCATAAGATGCTGGCCATCCTCCGCTTCTGGATCGCCCGCGGCGTGGACGGCTTCCGTTGCGACATGGCTGAGATGGTGCCCGTCGAGTTCTGGCAGTGGGTCATCCCGCGGGTCAAGAGTTGGAAGCAGGTCATCTTCATCGCCGAGGTCTACCAGTCCGCGCTCTATCGTGACTATATCCGCACCGGCGGCTTCGATTATCTCTACGACAAGGTGGGGCTCTACGACACACTCCGCAGCGTCGTCTGCGGCCATGCCCCAGCCTCACGCATCACGGAATGCTGGCAGGCCGTCGACGACATCCGCCCGCACATGCTCTCTTTCCTCGAGAACCACGACGAGCAGCGCATCGCTTCCGACTTCTTCGCCGGCCGCGCCGAGGCGGGTATCCCCGCGATGATCGTCGCCGCTACCATCGGCACGGGCCCGGTGATGGTCTACTTCGGCCAAGAGCTCGGCGAGCGTGGCATGGACGAGGAGGGCTTTAGCGGACGCGACGGTCGCACGTCCATCTTCGACTATTGGAGCCTCGACACCCTGCGCCGACGTTGTCACGGCGGACGCTACGACGAGGCCCTCCTGACCGACGCCGAGCGTAGCCTGCTGCACCAATACACGGCCATCCTGCGCCTCTCGCGTGAGGAGAAGGCCCTGGCCGAGGGCACGTTCTTCGATCTGATGTACGTCAATCCTGCCTCCGACAGCTTCGACCCCGCCCGCCAGTACGCTTATCTACGCAAGGCCGACGAGGTGGTGGTGCTCGTGGCCGTGAACTTTGCCGATACTCCGCGGCGTGTCCGGATACGCATCCCCGAGGACGCCTTCCGCGCCATGTCCATCCCCGACAATGCCCCCGCCCGCCTGACCGACCTCCTCACGGGCACGGTTGCCATCGGCACCCTGACCCACGCCTGTGCCTATGAGGTGGAGCTGCCGCCGTGCTCCGGTCGGCTGCTGAAGTTCGATTACTCCGGCCTGTCGTGACCCCGTTCATAGGGAGCTTTTAGATTTTAGCTCGTCGCGCCCTACTTTTGGCGCCATATTTTTAACTGATACAGCGGGGGAGACAGTCCGCCATCGCAACCGGTGAAGGACGCCCCTCCGCGCTCAAACTACTTACAACCCACTAAACGGATGAGTGCTTATACGCCTTTTGCCATCTTCTCGGGAACCAACTCCCGTTACCTCGCAGAGCGAATCTGCAAAAGCCTGCATTGCCCTCTCGGGCAGATGAACATCGAGCATTTCGCTGACGGTGAATTTTCCGTCTCGTACGAAGAAAGTATCCGCGGCAAGGATGTCTTCCTTGTGCAATCCACCTTTCCCAACTCGGACAACCTCATGGAGCTGCTGCTGATGATGGACGCAGCCAAACGCGCCTCGGCGCACTCGGTCATTGCCGTCATTCCCTACTTCGGTTGGGCGCGGCAGGACAGGAAGGACAAGCCCCGCGTCTCCATCGGCGCCAAGCTGATTGCCGACCTGCTCAGCGTAGCCGGTCTCGATCGCCTGATCACTATGGACCTGCACGCTGACCAGATCCAGGGCTTCTTCAACGTGCCCGTCGATCACCTCTACGCCTCGTCGGTCTTCTTAGACTACATCCGCGAGGAGTTACCCTTCGACAACCTCGTTATAGCCACGCCCGACGTGGGCGGCACGAAGCGCGCCAGCAGCTACTCTAAGTTCCTCGAGCTGCCGATGGTGATCTGCTACAAGAGGCGCCTAAAGGCCAACCAGATCAGCGACATGAAGATCCTCGGCGACGTGGAGGGGAAGGACGTCCTTCTTATCGACGACATTGTGGACACGGCTGGCACCATCACCCGTGCAGCCGACCTGCTCAAGCAACACGGCGCCAAGTCCGTCCGCGCGATGGCCAGCCACGCTGTCATGTCCGATCCCGCCACGGAGCGCATTGCCAACTCCTGCCTCGAGGAGATGATCTTCACCGACTCGATCCCCTACCAGAAGGAGTGCAGCAAAGTCACGATCCTCTCTGTGGCCGACATGTTCGCTGAAGCCATCCGCCGCGTCTGCCACGACGAGTCGATCAGCACGCTGTACGCCATCAGGTAACCCCCCCCCTCTAACCCCATTCAATTATGATTATCGACTTCCCCAACATCCCAGAACAACGCCTGCCGAACTTCAAGGGCGGCGAGAAAGAGTACATCGCCCGCATGTTCTTCGACGGGCAGAACCGCATCATGTACGGCCGACTCGAGCCGGGCGCTTCGATCGGCTTGCATACGCACGAGACGAGCAGTGAGATTATATACCTCCTTGAGGGCCGTGGCAAGGTGCTGCTTGCGGACGGCGAGGAGCGCGTCGCCGCTGGCCAGTGTCACTACTGCCCGAAAGGCCACACGCACAGCCTCGTCAACGACAGCGACGCCGACCTGGTCTTCTTCGCCGTCGTACCTGAGCAATGAGCGGCTGGCCCAGAGTGGCCGGTTCACCGATGAAGCATAGGGGCGCTACCTTCGGGGAATAGCGCCCCTATTTGTAGGGCAACCGCATCTAAACCACGTGTGGTTTTGATCTCCGTAGGGGTGTGGAGCGCGGAAAACGCATGTCCCCCCCAAGGCTATCTCTCATTTTGATGTGGCTACCCTACCTCTATTTGTGTTCCGCCCCCCCCGAGGTGGCGGCTATTGGCTATTCTCCTTTTTTCTTGAGACATCTATATCCCCAGCTTACTGCAATGAAAATTCGACGCAAGAAGAGAGCAATCATCCTCGCCGTCCTCGCCGTCCTCCTGTTGAGTGTCGGTTATTTTCTGTATCCGATCGTGCGATACAGTGTGCACAACTATCAGGAGTTTCAACGCATTCCGGATGAACTGTCTCTTGACATTCCTTTTTCCTATGACGGTTGTTTCTCCGTGCGATGCACCATTGGTGGTAAAGAGGTGAACATGGGCATAAGCACAAGCGGGATTTGCTTGATGAAAGAAGAAGACCTCAAGAAATATCACGCCATCTATTTCGGAAGGGCTCCGCTGCCTACGAGAAATGTTCGTGGACAGTGGGATTGGCTACGCCTCTACCGCATTCCTGATTTTCGCATAGATACGTTCGCGATGAATCCCCTTTTTGCGTCTGTCGGTAAGCACAATTACATGCATTTGCTGGTGGGAGACAGCGTTTTCGAAGACAATATCTTTCAGCGGAGCAAAAGGATCTTTTCGGTTAAGGAGGGGCAGATGCATGTGGTCATTGCTTTAGATGAGGCAAAGGCGGACATTAGACGTGATAACTTGATGGGAAATGGTGTCTTGGGGTTCAACATCATGCAGCAATGCAATTGGCTTTTTTCAGTGGATGAAGGACGGGTGCGCATATTCAGTGTTGCTAATGATAAGCGGCTCGAACAGGAGAGCAAGGGCTTCCATAAGATTCAGGATGGGCTGGAAGAAGAGGGTATCAGCGCTCGCCTCGGATCGCTTAAAGAAGATCTGGCATTTTCGTTAGCTATCGGGGTAGACGCTGAAGTCATAGTCAACAATGAGGTGTCCGCCCAGCTGAAGGAGCGGTATCCTTATAAGGTGATTCTTACGCTTCGGGGGGATAACAGCATCGACTCCTTGTTTGTGTTTGATGGCGTTCCGGTGGTGTGGGATGGGATAACGATCCCCAACTGCCAAATCGCGAACAACCCCAAGTTTGCTTTTAACAAGAACATCTTCGGGGCTCAACTGATGCATCGCTTCAATTTTATTTTGGACTATGGAGCAGATGAGGGAAACGACCTATACATCCAACCGAGCAAAGACTTCGAGCAACAGCGCGCTAAGCCCGTGCTTTCCGCATTCGGAGTCAATATAGAGGAGAGGGAACAGGGAATCGTTGTCAATCGATTGGAGCCGGACGGCATCGCCGCGAAGGCCGGCATCGCCTTAGGTGATGTGGTGCTGGAGTTGGACGGACGCGCGCCCAGAGCCTTACTCACCAGCCAAGATTTCATCCGATATACAGCCGGTAAGAAGGAGATCCGCTTACGAATCAAGGGTAAGGGAGAGACGCGGCTGGCGCTGTGAGGTCTTGTTCCCTCGAGTAAATTCCTCCAACCGATCCGTTTTGAAGGCGTTCCCCAGAGTAAATTCGTCCAACCGATCTCTTTTGAAGGAATTTCTCCGAGTAATTTCCTCCAACCGATCTCTTTTGAAGGAATTTCCTCGAGTAAATTCGTCCAACCGACCTCTTTTGAAGGAATTTCTCCGAGTAAATTCCTCCAACCGATCTCTTTTGAAGGAATTTCCTTGAGTAATTTTCACCGTTGGCCAGTCATCGGTAAAAATTACTCAAAGAAACGCCTCCATTGATCCTTAGTTGGCGTTGTTGTC
The sequence above is drawn from the Tannerella serpentiformis genome and encodes:
- a CDS encoding alpha-amylase family glycosyl hydrolase — encoded protein: MNKNSKKPIIYQVLPRIFGNMQCPAKEYGNIEENGCGKMADFTPEALDAIRQLGATHVWYTGILEHATRTDYSAYGIPKDHNAVVKGKAGSPYAVKDYYDVAPDLAVSVPDRMAEFEALVERTHEAGLKVLIDFVPNHVARQYHSDAKDPLEPDLGQNDDTSRAFARDNNFYYLPGQALAFHFGAKQEDFEYSEFPAKVTGNDCFSATPGRNDWYETVKLNYGVDLQGGGTKYFYPVPDTWHKMLAILRFWIARGVDGFRCDMAEMVPVEFWQWVIPRVKSWKQVIFIAEVYQSALYRDYIRTGGFDYLYDKVGLYDTLRSVVCGHAPASRITECWQAVDDIRPHMLSFLENHDEQRIASDFFAGRAEAGIPAMIVAATIGTGPVMVYFGQELGERGMDEEGFSGRDGRTSIFDYWSLDTLRRRCHGGRYDEALLTDAERSLLHQYTAILRLSREEKALAEGTFFDLMYVNPASDSFDPARQYAYLRKADEVVVLVAVNFADTPRRVRIRIPEDAFRAMSIPDNAPARLTDLLTGTVAIGTLTHACAYEVELPPCSGRLLKFDYSGLS
- a CDS encoding cupin domain-containing protein; its protein translation is MIIDFPNIPEQRLPNFKGGEKEYIARMFFDGQNRIMYGRLEPGASIGLHTHETSSEIIYLLEGRGKVLLADGEERVAAGQCHYCPKGHTHSLVNDSDADLVFFAVVPEQ
- a CDS encoding patatin-like phospholipase family protein, producing MNFPLLKWIEPRKPYRLGLALSGGGAKGLAYVGVFKFLEERGIRPDVIVGTSAGAIAAVLWADGHTSDEIREMFAGREFSEFARVQVPTTGLFDSRGVSEFLKRNLRAKTFEELRIPTIVMATDLDNGCGHRFSSGPIVEAVRASCSIPIIFSPVVIDGVHYVDGGLFHNFPVSIIRDSCEMVIGVNVNPYTARKYSKNIYSIGERSFHYMFRANTVEDRRLCDLLIETEEFGHYKLFDLKNIDHIARVGYVTAVRAYNRLARTADKNNKLLRAYPPPKRTAPKSAAPTKQVASEVGRPR
- a CDS encoding PDZ domain-containing protein encodes the protein MKIRRKKRAIILAVLAVLLLSVGYFLYPIVRYSVHNYQEFQRIPDELSLDIPFSYDGCFSVRCTIGGKEVNMGISTSGICLMKEEDLKKYHAIYFGRAPLPTRNVRGQWDWLRLYRIPDFRIDTFAMNPLFASVGKHNYMHLLVGDSVFEDNIFQRSKRIFSVKEGQMHVVIALDEAKADIRRDNLMGNGVLGFNIMQQCNWLFSVDEGRVRIFSVANDKRLEQESKGFHKIQDGLEEEGISARLGSLKEDLAFSLAIGVDAEVIVNNEVSAQLKERYPYKVILTLRGDNSIDSLFVFDGVPVVWDGITIPNCQIANNPKFAFNKNIFGAQLMHRFNFILDYGADEGNDLYIQPSKDFEQQRAKPVLSAFGVNIEEREQGIVVNRLEPDGIAAKAGIALGDVVLELDGRAPRALLTSQDFIRYTAGKKEIRLRIKGKGETRLAL
- the tsaE gene encoding tRNA (adenosine(37)-N6)-threonylcarbamoyltransferase complex ATPase subunit type 1 TsaE translates to MSTIHIPSLAYLHDAAQEFLRTVGPAPRVVAFYGEMGAGKTTFIKALCEALGVRDAINSPTFAIVNEYVGRDADHLIYHFDFYRIRTLAEALDIGTEDYFERPSWSFIEWPERIESLLPPQAVRVHITEQADGARELTISD
- the porX gene encoding T9SS response regulator signal transducer PorX, producing the protein MKRNKILWADDEIDLLKPHILFLEEKGYDVTPVISGQDAIDSCSEQTFDLIFLDENMPGLTGLETLVSIKEIDPAVPVIMVTKSEEESIMNQAIGNRIADYLIKPVNPNQLLLSIKKNLHKNDIITTATSESYQQEFGRIGMQINDSFTADDWAEVYKKLVYWEIELEENQAPMQEMLIMQKREANSAFGKFIRKNYMGWMADPASRPLMSPDLFKTKVFPLLDAGEKVFFILIDNFRFDQWRVVRSLLSDRFTVDEEMYYSILPTATQYARNAIFSGLMPAQIAQMFPDLWVDEESEEGKNTNEEPLIQTQIDRFRKRYDFSYHKVYESQYGERILNGLNDLLRNQLNVVVINFIDMLSHARTESKMIRELAQSAAAYRSLTRSWFQHSVMLELLNRLADEGCRVILTTDHGTIQVDDPIKITGDRNTNTNLRYKTGRHMTCDSKYIFEINDPARAGLPSPHLSTRYVFATNAYFFAYPNNYNYYVPYYRGTFQHGGISMEEMMVPFITLQPK
- a CDS encoding ribose-phosphate pyrophosphokinase translates to MSAYTPFAIFSGTNSRYLAERICKSLHCPLGQMNIEHFADGEFSVSYEESIRGKDVFLVQSTFPNSDNLMELLLMMDAAKRASAHSVIAVIPYFGWARQDRKDKPRVSIGAKLIADLLSVAGLDRLITMDLHADQIQGFFNVPVDHLYASSVFLDYIREELPFDNLVIATPDVGGTKRASSYSKFLELPMVICYKRRLKANQISDMKILGDVEGKDVLLIDDIVDTAGTITRAADLLKQHGAKSVRAMASHAVMSDPATERIANSCLEEMIFTDSIPYQKECSKVTILSVADMFAEAIRRVCHDESISTLYAIR